One window of the Actinomycetota bacterium genome contains the following:
- a CDS encoding VWA domain-containing protein, with protein MAESINPTERDANAGGFAEEESLSEFWRVNVSHLEATELANLLRALRKVAGSLGRNVGDVIYAGMSMSPGAIVIDPEPILGRYPVNPRQVDRLVGVVVHEALHRTEWSDLVWRGVKHVRPDLSPRQKVVLSKIIQVGEDIYVDSVSERSILGLYTRKARRTAMRMMELGLRAGEVSVDKLLHLWWSWAWGQDISEADLICYGDALAVLQGITPELRAVMDSGKGVVERCDLRREIYIRALEGIRDTVASWKIVDKMVPWSLLSDEPLSEERAGGGGGTRLDPTTFMEIEAKMAESSGDLTSVIRSVVDDPEQEILPTRIWNFYMPALSVVDRHQATRLKTIMQCYADRKVLISRGLSSGKVDRKRLYRAPINGACFLDKQKIPDASWSICLLIDASGSMGRGNSWRLVESTVATLHEALRGSTTRLQVWAYYESHHVCVLTSLLRGDELMSVSPTGETPSGQALIAAAYMLPKDRKRKMIIHITDGASNAGCDVRYGIDYCDKQNIRLITLGCGLEDRQAMLEQYGRSVQFIDHISQLPSALEKLLKWAFVYGFRGKPGLPRGLEKVLNPD; from the coding sequence ATGGCCGAGTCTATAAACCCTACTGAGCGTGACGCGAACGCCGGGGGGTTCGCCGAGGAGGAGAGCCTCTCCGAGTTCTGGCGGGTCAACGTCTCCCACCTCGAGGCCACCGAGCTGGCCAACCTCCTGCGCGCCCTGCGCAAGGTGGCGGGAAGCCTGGGGCGGAACGTGGGCGACGTCATCTATGCCGGCATGTCCATGTCGCCCGGGGCGATAGTCATAGACCCCGAGCCCATCCTCGGCAGGTATCCCGTCAATCCCAGGCAGGTGGACCGCTTGGTGGGCGTGGTGGTCCACGAGGCGCTGCACCGCACGGAGTGGAGCGACCTGGTGTGGCGGGGCGTGAAGCACGTGAGGCCGGACCTGAGCCCGCGCCAGAAAGTCGTCCTCAGCAAGATCATCCAGGTGGGCGAGGACATCTACGTCGATTCCGTCTCCGAGCGTTCGATACTCGGCCTCTACACCCGCAAGGCCAGGAGGACGGCCATGCGCATGATGGAGCTCGGGCTGCGCGCCGGCGAAGTCTCCGTGGACAAGCTGCTCCACCTCTGGTGGTCCTGGGCATGGGGACAGGATATATCCGAAGCCGACCTCATCTGCTACGGTGATGCGCTCGCCGTCCTGCAGGGGATCACCCCGGAGCTTAGGGCGGTCATGGACAGCGGAAAGGGGGTGGTTGAGCGCTGCGACCTGCGCCGGGAGATCTACATACGGGCCCTGGAGGGCATCAGGGACACCGTCGCCTCCTGGAAGATCGTGGATAAGATGGTCCCCTGGAGCCTGTTGAGCGACGAGCCGCTCAGCGAGGAGAGGGCGGGCGGCGGCGGGGGAACCCGGCTCGACCCCACCACCTTCATGGAGATAGAGGCGAAGATGGCCGAGAGTTCCGGCGACCTGACCTCCGTGATCAGGTCCGTCGTCGACGATCCGGAGCAGGAGATCCTCCCCACCCGCATATGGAACTTCTACATGCCGGCGCTCAGCGTGGTGGACCGCCACCAGGCGACGCGCCTCAAGACCATCATGCAGTGCTACGCGGACAGGAAGGTGCTCATAAGCCGCGGGCTTTCCAGCGGCAAGGTGGACAGGAAGCGCCTTTACCGCGCGCCCATCAACGGGGCGTGCTTCCTCGACAAGCAGAAGATACCGGACGCGAGCTGGAGCATCTGCCTGCTCATCGACGCCTCGGGGTCCATGGGGAGGGGGAACAGCTGGAGGCTCGTCGAGTCGACCGTCGCCACCCTGCACGAGGCGCTCAGGGGATCCACCACCCGCCTGCAGGTTTGGGCGTATTACGAGTCGCACCACGTCTGCGTGCTCACCAGCCTGCTCAGGGGGGACGAGTTGATGTCCGTGTCCCCCACCGGCGAGACGCCTTCCGGGCAGGCGTTGATAGCCGCGGCTTACATGCTGCCCAAGGACAGGAAACGGAAGATGATAATCCACATCACCGACGGCGCGTCGAACGCGGGCTGCGACGTCCGCTACGGCATCGATTACTGCGACAAGCAGAACATCCGGCTCATAACCCTGGGCTGCGGCCTGGAGGACCGCCAGGCCATGCTGGAGCAGTACGGGAGGTCGGTGCAGTTCATAGACCACATCTCCCAGTTGCCCTCCGCCCTGGAGAAGCTCCTGAAGTGGGCCTTCGTCTACGGGTTCCGGGGCAAGCCGGGCCTTCCCAGGGGCCTGGAAAAGGTCCTCAACCCCGACTGA
- a CDS encoding AAA family ATPase, whose amino-acid sequence MAQEQRDTLDASMLVPEPEENFFLPQDVIDHMERINELSKKHPVNVLVAGKQGCGKSTLVRQFAARNRRPLATFQVGILSEPGQLFGDMRLKEGETYYQQFLFPQAIQTPRCVIHLEEINRPEHPKALNMLFSVLAEDRRVWTDELGLIKVAPEVVFFATLNEGEEFIGVEMLDAALRDRFYVTLMDYLPPDVELEVLKRKTGVDEEQAQTIVNVANQLRSNSQEPVMVSTRHTLMIAELVAIGASVREAFIYSLQVSRDILESTLLSMHLEMGLTRSDDGRVYKPY is encoded by the coding sequence ATGGCGCAGGAGCAACGTGACACGCTGGACGCATCCATGCTGGTCCCCGAGCCGGAGGAGAACTTCTTCCTCCCGCAGGACGTCATCGACCACATGGAGCGCATCAACGAACTCTCCAAGAAACACCCGGTCAACGTGCTGGTGGCCGGCAAGCAGGGTTGCGGGAAGTCCACCCTGGTGAGGCAGTTCGCGGCCCGCAACAGGAGGCCGCTGGCCACCTTCCAGGTGGGCATCCTCTCCGAGCCGGGGCAGCTCTTCGGGGACATGCGGCTCAAGGAGGGGGAGACCTACTACCAGCAGTTCCTCTTCCCCCAGGCCATCCAGACCCCCCGCTGCGTGATACACCTGGAGGAGATCAACCGCCCGGAGCACCCCAAGGCCCTGAACATGCTCTTCTCCGTGCTCGCCGAGGACAGGCGGGTGTGGACGGACGAGCTCGGGCTGATCAAGGTCGCCCCCGAGGTGGTCTTCTTCGCCACACTCAACGAGGGCGAGGAGTTCATCGGCGTGGAGATGCTGGACGCCGCCCTGCGGGACAGGTTCTACGTGACGCTCATGGATTACCTCCCCCCCGACGTGGAGTTGGAGGTGCTCAAGCGCAAGACGGGCGTAGACGAGGAGCAGGCGCAGACCATCGTCAACGTGGCCAACCAGTTGCGCAGCAATTCGCAGGAGCCGGTGATGGTCTCCACCCGCCACACCCTGATGATCGCGGAGCTGGTGGCCATAGGGGCGTCGGTCAGGGAGGCCTTCATCTACAGCCTCCAGGTGAGCAGGGACATCCTGGAATCCACCCTCCTCTCCATGCACCTGGAGATGGGGCTGACCAGGAGCGACGATGGCCGAGTCTATAAACCCTACTGA
- a CDS encoding glutamate--tRNA ligase, translating to MQAPSEEEKTLRLRFAPSPTGYLHVGGARTALYNWLLARRSGGTFILRIEDTDLSRSTEEAIEAILRDLRWLGLDWDEGPDAGGEHWPYRQTGRMALYREAAHRLLEGGYAYRCFCSPQELRERRERALQEGRPPMYDRRCLSLTEEEVRRLAKEGRPYALRFRVPEGETVVRDAIRGEITFRNREIEDFVLLRNDGTPTYNLAVVVDDIDMRISHVVRGDDHLPNTPKQLLLYRALGAEAPVFAHLPMIVGRDGRPLSKRHGDVAVGHYREMGFLPEAMVNFLALLGWSLDDATTIIDRDTLVANFGLERVTSKPAVWDTDKLYWMNSQYVMALGDAELAQAVAPFLAREGLIAGDDGEALDKLRRAAPLVRERMKVLSDAVPLLAFLFREPETEEDARELLRGEENRTLLKEAGKRLLELEIFDTKNIESLLRALAEEMGLKPRKAFQPIRVALTGSRVSPPLFESMELLGREKCLQRIARALDRARDDG from the coding sequence ATGCAAGCGCCGAGCGAGGAGGAAAAGACGTTGCGCCTGCGTTTCGCACCCAGCCCGACGGGTTACCTGCACGTGGGAGGGGCGCGCACCGCCCTCTACAACTGGCTGCTGGCGCGCCGCTCCGGGGGGACTTTCATCCTGCGCATCGAGGACACAGACCTCTCCCGCTCCACCGAGGAGGCCATAGAGGCCATCCTGCGCGACCTGCGCTGGCTGGGCCTGGACTGGGACGAGGGGCCCGACGCCGGGGGCGAGCACTGGCCCTACCGCCAGACCGGGCGCATGGCCCTCTACCGCGAGGCGGCGCACAGGCTCCTGGAAGGCGGGTACGCCTACCGCTGCTTCTGCTCGCCGCAGGAGCTCAGGGAAAGGCGCGAGCGGGCGCTGCAGGAGGGGCGCCCCCCCATGTACGACCGGCGCTGCCTCTCCCTGACGGAGGAGGAGGTGCGACGCCTGGCGAAGGAGGGGAGGCCCTATGCCCTGCGCTTCCGCGTTCCCGAGGGGGAGACGGTGGTGAGAGACGCCATCCGGGGAGAGATAACCTTCCGCAACCGGGAGATAGAGGACTTCGTGCTGCTGCGCAACGACGGCACCCCGACCTACAACCTCGCGGTGGTTGTGGACGACATCGACATGCGCATAAGCCACGTGGTGCGCGGGGACGACCATCTCCCCAACACCCCCAAGCAACTGTTGCTCTACCGGGCCCTGGGGGCGGAGGCCCCGGTCTTCGCACACCTGCCCATGATCGTGGGGCGGGACGGCAGGCCCCTGTCCAAGCGCCACGGCGACGTGGCGGTGGGGCACTACCGCGAGATGGGCTTTCTCCCCGAGGCCATGGTGAATTTCCTCGCGCTCCTGGGTTGGTCCCTGGACGACGCCACCACCATCATCGACCGCGATACCCTGGTGGCCAACTTCGGGCTGGAGCGGGTGACCTCCAAGCCGGCCGTGTGGGACACGGACAAGCTCTACTGGATGAACTCCCAGTACGTCATGGCCCTCGGCGACGCCGAGCTCGCGCAGGCTGTGGCGCCCTTCCTGGCGCGCGAGGGCCTGATCGCTGGGGATGACGGTGAGGCGCTGGACAAGCTGCGGCGTGCCGCCCCCCTCGTCCGCGAGAGGATGAAGGTGCTCTCCGACGCGGTGCCCCTGCTGGCCTTTCTCTTCCGCGAACCGGAGACGGAGGAGGATGCGCGCGAGCTCCTGCGCGGCGAGGAGAACAGGACGCTGCTCAAGGAGGCCGGGAAGCGCCTTCTGGAACTGGAAATATTTGACACAAAAAACATCGAGTCCCTCCTGCGCGCGCTGGCGGAGGAGATGGGCCTGAAGCCCCGCAAGGCCTTCCAGCCCATCCGGGTGGCCCTCACCGGGAGCAGGGTGAGCCCGCCCCTCTTCGAATCCATGGAGCTCCTGGGACGGGAAAAATGTTTGCAGCGCATCGCCCGTGCCCTGGACCGGGCAAGGGACGATGGGTGA